In Flavobacterium sp. N3904, one DNA window encodes the following:
- a CDS encoding cytochrome-c peroxidase: MKKRHFLWFIIPLFFGCSNENEDNYIDVPLTFTVPSNFPPLAYNIALNPPTEKGFELGKKLFYDGRLSSDGVVSCGFCHIQENAFTHHGHVFSHGVGDNVGTRNTPSIQNLGYQTAFMYDGAASHLDLQPIIPFTSPIEMNGNFNDAIAMMKSDATYQKLFAVAFKDGKINSENMLKALSQFMLMVTSSNSRFDKYRRDEVGGTLTTEELAGYEIFKTKCSSCHATDLMTDNSFRNNGLAVNPQIKDVGRYRVTQLAVDYYKFKVPSLRNVEKTAPYMHDGRFGTLESVLDHYASGVVNSETLDPILNQNGKLGIALTNQEKTQVIAFLKTLTDNQYLTDKRFSEF; encoded by the coding sequence ATGAAGAAAAGACATTTCCTGTGGTTCATTATTCCGTTATTTTTTGGTTGTTCCAATGAAAACGAAGACAACTATATTGATGTGCCGTTAACATTCACCGTTCCGTCCAATTTCCCTCCTTTGGCTTACAATATTGCATTGAATCCACCAACAGAGAAAGGGTTTGAACTCGGTAAAAAATTGTTCTACGACGGAAGATTGTCTTCGGATGGAGTCGTTTCCTGTGGCTTTTGTCACATTCAGGAAAATGCATTTACCCATCACGGTCACGTCTTTAGTCACGGAGTCGGCGACAATGTCGGAACCAGAAACACACCTTCGATTCAAAATTTAGGCTATCAAACCGCCTTTATGTACGATGGTGCCGCTTCGCATCTCGATTTGCAACCGATTATTCCGTTTACAAGTCCAATCGAAATGAATGGTAATTTTAATGATGCGATTGCCATGATGAAGTCCGATGCAACGTATCAAAAATTGTTTGCTGTTGCATTCAAAGATGGAAAAATCAATTCCGAAAACATGCTCAAAGCACTTTCGCAATTCATGCTGATGGTAACCTCCAGCAATTCTAGATTTGACAAATACCGTCGCGACGAAGTTGGAGGAACGTTGACAACAGAAGAATTAGCCGGTTACGAAATTTTCAAAACCAAATGCAGTTCGTGCCACGCCACCGATTTGATGACGGATAATTCGTTTCGAAACAACGGATTGGCAGTCAATCCACAAATTAAAGATGTAGGTCGTTATCGAGTAACCCAATTAGCAGTGGATTATTATAAATTCAAAGTGCCGAGTTTAAGAAACGTTGAAAAAACAGCGCCTTATATGCACGACGGACGATTCGGAACATTAGAATCGGTTCTGGATCATTATGCCTCGGGTGTTGTAAACTCGGAGACATTAGACCCAATTTTGAATCAAAACGGCAAACTCGGAATCGCTTTGACTAATCAAGAGAAAACGCAAGTGATTGCTTTTCTAAAAACACTAACTGATAATCAATATCTAACAGATAAACGATTTTCGGAATTTTAA
- the glp gene encoding gephyrin-like molybdotransferase Glp codes for MISVQEAFSILEQNLPTLHEVELPLFQARKHILAQSVVSPINMPPFRQSAMDGYALCLHEALVYEIVGEIKAGDSHLVNLVPGQAVKIFTGATVPDSAQAVIQIELVAANGTQLLLDELVEPETNVRPIGEQISTGDLALEKGTLLNAAAIGFLAGLGFTKVSVYKKPTVGIVVTGNELSKPGTPLEYGKVYESNGIMLQSALIDAFYEAVTIYEVNDDFENTKNKLNEALTNNDMILVSGGISVGDYDFVARALKELQVETLFYKVNQKPGKPLFSGKLQNKMVFALPGNPAACLTCFYVYVLPTLAILSGAKANYQQAVLFPIAHDYEVKNTRSQFLKANISNGEAQILSHQNSSMLNSFSVSNGLIFVPHGHYELKKGDMVEVYLL; via the coding sequence ATGATTTCCGTTCAAGAAGCCTTTTCGATATTAGAACAAAATTTGCCTACTTTGCACGAAGTGGAGTTGCCACTTTTTCAAGCCCGAAAACATATTTTGGCACAATCGGTGGTGTCGCCCATCAATATGCCACCCTTCCGGCAATCGGCGATGGATGGCTATGCTTTGTGTTTGCACGAGGCTTTGGTTTATGAAATTGTTGGCGAAATAAAAGCGGGAGATTCTCACTTGGTAAATTTGGTTCCTGGTCAGGCTGTCAAGATTTTTACTGGAGCCACTGTACCCGATTCGGCGCAGGCTGTAATTCAGATTGAATTGGTTGCGGCTAACGGAACACAATTATTACTCGACGAATTGGTAGAGCCCGAAACGAATGTCAGACCCATTGGCGAACAAATTTCTACTGGGGATTTGGCACTCGAAAAAGGAACTTTGTTGAATGCCGCTGCTATTGGATTTTTGGCGGGACTTGGTTTTACAAAAGTCTCTGTTTACAAAAAACCAACCGTTGGAATTGTAGTTACTGGAAACGAATTGTCAAAACCCGGAACTCCTCTTGAATACGGTAAAGTATATGAGAGCAACGGAATTATGTTGCAATCGGCATTAATTGATGCTTTTTATGAGGCAGTGACGATATACGAAGTCAATGATGATTTTGAAAATACCAAAAACAAACTGAATGAAGCGTTGACAAACAACGATATGATTTTGGTTTCCGGTGGCATATCAGTTGGGGATTATGATTTTGTGGCTCGTGCATTAAAGGAACTTCAAGTCGAAACCTTATTTTACAAAGTGAATCAAAAACCTGGAAAACCTTTATTTTCAGGAAAATTACAAAACAAAATGGTTTTTGCATTGCCAGGAAATCCTGCCGCTTGCCTGACTTGTTTTTATGTATATGTGTTGCCTACATTGGCCATACTTTCGGGTGCCAAGGCCAATTATCAACAGGCTGTTTTATTTCCAATAGCCCATGATTATGAAGTAAAAAATACCCGTTCCCAGTTTTTGAAAGCAAATATTAGCAATGGAGAAGCACAAATCCTGTCACATCAAAATTCGTCCATGCTTAATTCTTTTTCAGTTTCAAACGGATTGATTTTCGTTCCCCACGGACATTATGAATTGAAAAAAGGGGATATGGTTGAGGTGTATTTGTTGTAG
- a CDS encoding GNAT family N-acetyltransferase, translated as MKLPPYDIFPIISGEKISLRKILTADIEDLIEISFYDSIQATSVQQAMEMQTKINKDYLEGNSIHWGIAENSTNKIIGTCGYYRGLRKGEGELGCVLLPQYRGQGFMTSAMVLAIEFGINTIGLKRIWAITTQQNLKAIQLLEQLNFIKITDLGDNEIEYELRQNI; from the coding sequence ATGAAACTACCTCCGTATGACATTTTTCCAATTATTTCTGGCGAGAAAATCTCGTTGCGAAAAATCCTAACTGCGGATATAGAAGATCTTATTGAAATTTCATTTTACGATTCTATTCAGGCGACTTCTGTTCAACAGGCGATGGAAATGCAGACTAAAATAAACAAGGATTATCTTGAAGGTAATTCTATTCATTGGGGCATTGCAGAAAATTCAACAAATAAAATTATTGGGACTTGTGGTTACTATCGTGGCCTTCGCAAAGGAGAAGGCGAATTGGGATGCGTTTTATTACCTCAATATCGAGGACAAGGTTTTATGACTTCTGCTATGGTATTAGCGATAGAATTTGGAATAAATACTATCGGACTAAAACGTATTTGGGCAATAACAACCCAACAAAACTTGAAAGCAATACAACTTCTGGAGCAACTAAACTTTATTAAAATTACTGATTTGGGAGACAACGAAATTGAATACGAATTAAGACAGAATATATAA
- a CDS encoding transporter has product MKKYLLITLVCSFQFAFSAPVKDSIYADTFRKMLLQSQYEYEYEDCDACGCSASSGGLGFGSMLNSNFVGVRYLNQSYTSKDGIFDNSPWVDENFNTIQIWSKIPITEKLQVFTLIPFQHHSRELTSGKEEIQGLGDITVMGMYTLYETHKDSITLTHKFQMGGGVKMPTGKFNEANNLGTVNQSFQVGTGSWDYLLVADYVIQKNNLGLNLLLDYTIKTENSKNYQYGNQLNYGGLLFYLLEANTVKIMPHLGLVGETYAANRQHGQELPNTAGDVLFSKFGLEIGINKLSLGMSAMLPVTQHLAGSNIEANYRLMFNLNYSL; this is encoded by the coding sequence ATGAAAAAATATTTATTAATAACCCTAGTTTGTAGTTTTCAATTCGCTTTTTCCGCTCCAGTAAAAGACAGTATTTATGCGGATACTTTTCGAAAAATGTTGTTGCAAAGCCAATATGAATACGAATATGAAGACTGCGATGCTTGCGGCTGTTCGGCCAGTAGCGGTGGTTTGGGTTTTGGCTCCATGCTCAATTCCAATTTTGTGGGAGTTCGTTATTTGAATCAAAGTTATACCAGCAAAGACGGAATTTTTGACAATTCCCCTTGGGTCGACGAAAATTTCAACACCATCCAGATTTGGTCCAAAATACCGATTACCGAAAAGCTTCAGGTTTTTACATTAATTCCTTTTCAGCATCACAGCCGTGAATTGACATCGGGAAAAGAAGAGATTCAGGGTTTGGGTGATATCACGGTGATGGGAATGTATACTTTGTATGAAACCCATAAAGACAGCATCACACTAACCCATAAATTCCAAATGGGAGGCGGTGTGAAAATGCCTACCGGAAAGTTCAACGAAGCCAACAATCTGGGAACAGTTAATCAAAGTTTTCAAGTTGGAACAGGCAGTTGGGATTATCTTTTGGTAGCTGATTATGTGATTCAAAAAAATAATCTAGGGCTGAATTTGCTTTTAGATTACACAATTAAAACAGAAAACAGTAAAAACTATCAATACGGTAACCAACTCAATTATGGCGGATTGTTGTTTTATTTATTGGAAGCCAATACCGTAAAAATAATGCCTCATCTGGGTTTGGTTGGTGAAACGTATGCTGCTAATAGGCAGCACGGTCAAGAATTACCCAATACAGCCGGTGATGTATTGTTTAGTAAATTTGGTCTCGAAATTGGTATAAACAAACTTTCACTGGGTATGAGTGCAATGTTGCCTGTTACGCAGCATTTGGCAGGTTCTAATATTGAAGCCAATTATCGTTTAATGTTCAATTTGAATTATAGTTTGTAA
- a CDS encoding MbnP family protein, protein MKNTINKAIAVMAMVAVVSACSNNNDEVITGTGKLGVEFDNAFGSNDLILTSQTNTTSQGEVLKISSVKYIISNIVLTKEDGTTLTYPKSSSYFIVDEATADSHEIELENIPAGNYTKIKFGIGVDKAQWELGVTGQGDFLAKAQDAGMLWSWSAGYKFVAFEGTFTSATVTTDTSFMVHTGQTGTDYNYTEVTLNLPTNAMVRTTITPDIHIIANVAKIIDGTNKIKLSDNNMGGMGAMIMGGSQLPLITTNLNGMFSVAHVHND, encoded by the coding sequence ATGAAAAACACAATAAACAAAGCAATTGCTGTAATGGCAATGGTTGCTGTAGTATCAGCATGTTCAAACAATAATGACGAAGTTATCACTGGAACCGGTAAATTGGGCGTAGAATTTGACAATGCCTTCGGATCAAATGACTTGATTTTAACGAGTCAAACCAACACCACCTCACAAGGAGAAGTATTAAAAATAAGCAGCGTAAAATACATTATTAGCAATATTGTTTTGACCAAAGAAGACGGAACTACCCTTACTTATCCAAAAAGCTCCAGCTATTTCATTGTTGATGAAGCTACTGCAGACAGTCATGAAATCGAATTGGAAAATATCCCGGCCGGGAATTACACCAAAATAAAATTCGGAATCGGAGTAGACAAAGCGCAATGGGAATTGGGAGTAACTGGACAAGGTGATTTTTTGGCAAAAGCACAAGATGCCGGAATGTTGTGGAGTTGGTCTGCTGGGTATAAATTCGTGGCTTTTGAGGGAACTTTCACTTCTGCTACTGTGACTACAGATACTTCTTTTATGGTGCATACAGGACAAACAGGAACCGATTACAATTATACAGAAGTAACTTTGAATTTGCCTACAAATGCAATGGTAAGAACTACAATCACTCCAGATATTCACATCATTGCCAATGTAGCTAAAATCATTGACGGGACCAATAAAATCAAGCTTTCAGACAACAATATGGGAGGTATGGGTGCCATGATTATGGGCGGTTCACAATTGCCTTTGATTACCACAAATTTAAACGGAATGTTCTCAGTAGCTCACGTACACAACGACTAA